CCGAATGGAAAGCTGCCTGATTGAGCGATCGGCGGCGGCGCTAATTGGGCTTCTGCGGCCCAGCCGGGGCATGCGCCAGCCTGCTCGCCGTCACTAAGACGCGTCACCTTCCGGCCTCGGCCAAAGCCAGAAACTGATCACCACGACGATTGCGCGGAACATTAGCCCGACGCCAACTCGTGTCGGTTGACCAATCCGCAATGTGAGATGTCGGCATCATGGCCGCCATAGCAGCACAACGCCGCCACAAGCTGCAGCAGTACGGAACGGGGTCCGCTGGCCAAGGCCGGCACTTTGGCAAATGCCAAAATCGTCCACCGCTTACTCAGCGGTTATCCGCAGCAAATCCACAGGGGTGATAATCGAATTTATCAAGCAAATGCGTGATCTTGCTGCGCACATATCCACACCCCATTCGCCCGCGCGCCGCATTCGCCACGCCCCCGACGTCAGACCTCCGCCAACCACTTCAGAGTAGCCCGAAAACTCAGGCTGCGTGTTCCCACCAGCACGGTGCCGAATGCATCCGCGCCGTCCTCCCCGAACGTGCCCGAGAAGCCGCTATGGACCTCCCGCCCGCCGGCCAGCGGCCGCACGAACGGATCCGGCAACGGCGTGTGCTGGCTGGTGCTGAGATGTCCCTTCCAGGTCCCGTCACCGACCGTGTAGGCGCCGATCGACCAGAAATAAGGACCGCCGCCGATGAGGAGGCCATCGCGTAAGATCAGGATGCCGCTGTCGCGCCCCCTTACGCCGTCGGTCATATGCATGTGAACCGAGTAAAGCCCGTTCTTCATCCGTCGCGCCGCTTGCCTCTCGCTGCAGCATTATTGCGCGAACCGGGGTGATCCGCGAGCGGCCTCATGTCGCGATTTGGCTCACCCGACAGATCCGGAGACCAAGGTATCCCGTCAGAATTTATTCACAATTCGTTAAGAAGGCGCAGGCAAGGTCGGGCGGGAGGAAGAGCCATGCTCATCTATCCGGTGCCTGTCGAAGTCACACGAGCCAGAGTGCAACTCGTCGCCGACCAGACGGCGAAGGCCGAGCCTCGCATTGTCAGCGAGGACGTGCTGGACGTGTTCGCCGCCAAGAACAAGGCCGACCGCGACGCCGTGGAAACCATCCTCGATATCAAGGCGTGACCTGATATCAAGGCGTGACCTGCCGCAACCCGGCACGCGTCAGTCTGTGTCGCAGCGCGGCCTATCCAAATCGTGACCCCACACATGCCGAACCGGCTGGATAGCACCCTGCCGCAGCGGGCGTTTTGCTGCTATTGAGGGCACGAACCATTCAACCAAAACCATCTCCGGAAAACTCCAGGGAGCCCAACCATGCGCTATCTCCACACCATGCTGCGCGTCCGCAACCTCGATACGGCGCTGAAATTCTATCAGGACGCTCTGGGCCTCAAGGAAGTGCGCCGCATCGACAATGACAAGGGGCGCTTCACGCTGGTGTTCCTTTGCGCGCCCGAGGACCAGCATTTGCTCAAGGCGCTGCCGCAGACGCGCGGCGCGCCACTGGTCGAACTCACCTACAACTGGGACGAGGAGAAATACGGCGAGGACCGCTATTTCGGTCACCTCGCCTATGAGGTCGACGATATCTACGCGACCTGCGAGAAGCTGATGAAGATGGGTGTCACCATCAACCGGCCGCCGCGCGACGGCAACATGGCGTTCGTGCGCTCGCCCGACCTGCATTCGATTGAGCTGCTGCAGAAGGGCGATCCGAAGCCGCCGGCGGAGCCGTGGACCTCGATGCCGAATACCGGCCACTGGTAGGTCCTTGTACAAATTCCTCATGCACGTCCGCCATCCCGCCTACCGCCTGGTGGTGAAGGCGGACGCGCCCTTTCCGTCCGCGAAGCCGTCGATCGCGACGGCTACTCGCTGTTCAGGATCGGACTCTCACTCTCAGAGCTTCCAACATCCTAAATGCGCGTATCCGCACGCTCTGGCACCAGCGCCTCGATTTATTGCTCCTGGTACAATTCATCCCGCGCATTTCGCAAGCGGCTGCGCTAAGAACGCAGGCCGAGGACAACTGCGGGAGAGAGCGCGTGAGCGACAGCAAGTCACAACTGACGATCTGGGGCCGGGCCAATTCGGTCAATGTGCAGAAAGTACTGTGGTCCCTCGCCGAGCTCGACCTGCCCTATCAGCGCATCGACGCCGGCATGCAGTTCGGCAAGAACGATCAGCCCGAATATCTCGCGATGAATCCGAATGGTCGTATCCCGACGCTGGTCGACGGCGACTATGTGCTCTGGGAATCCAATTCGGTAATGCGCTATCTTTGCATGGCCTACGGCCAGGGCTCGCCGATTTATCCGCAAGCGCCCAAGACGCGCGCCGCCGTCGACCGCTGGCTCGACTGGAGCCTGTCGACGATGCAGCCGGCCGACCGTCCGGTGTTCTGGGCGCTGGTGCGCACGCCGCCGGAAAAGCGCGACATGGTGCAGATCCAAAAAGACGTTGATGCAGAAGGCGTGGTGTGGCGGGTTGTCGAGGCCCAGGTCGCAAGCCGCCGCTTCATCGAAGGCGATCAGTTCACGATCGCCGACATCGCGCTCAGCGTTTTTGCGCGGCGCTGGCTGGGCGTCGAAGGCGTCGTCAAGCCGAAGCTACCCAACCTCGAGCGCTGGTTCGGCGAGCTCGGGCAACGGCCCGGCTTCATCCGCTTCGTCGCACCACCGATGTCATAGCGAGGACAAAGGCCGCTCACCGCCCGGTTGACATTCCACCGCCCACGCTGATGCCGCCGCCGAGCTTCACGCAGGTGTCGCTGCCTTCCACCTTGACGAAGCCCGGTCCGAACGATGCGCAGGGATTGCTCCGCGTCGTGCTTTTCGACGGCAAAGTCTTCCAGGCATCAGGCGGCGTCTGAAGTTTCCGTCCGTTGCTCTGCTGCGCGAGCGCGGCAGCCGGAAGCAGGACGGCGATGATGACGAAGCATGTTTTCCGCATTCGGCCTTTTACCGCGCGTCGCCGATCGCGGCTAGCTGACGAATTTGACGCCGAACGTCTTGCCGTCCTGCCAAACCACTTCGCACGCCCGACCGGTGCGGGCGTCGCGCGAAAACGCCAGCCGTAGCTTGGCCGGCAGCGTGTTGTTGTCGTCGACCGTGACCTTTGCGCCCGAGGACGACATATCCTCGACGACGCAGGGTCGCGCGGCAAACCCGCCATCGAGGGTGATCCAACCGGCTCGGCGCAGCGATTTGCGCACTTCGCGCTTTTTTGTTCCGAACACCATCACGTCATCCCCAAACCTCAGCCCTAACCCCGGTCACTTTACAAACGGTTGCGAAATCGCGGCGAATTGCAGCGATCGACGGATCGGGACTCGCGCCAGTGCTTTCGCCAATCGATGCCGGTTGGAGGAGTCCGCGACAATCCTCTGAATTTGCAGGAATTTTCGATTGCGCCGTGGCGCGCCACCCAGAACAAATCTACGAATTCTTATGTAATTGAGATTGCTGTATACTTTCCGTGCATGCATGGGCCTGCGCCCCGGAGCCCAGATCGGGACGAATGCCGTAGCGGCGCAGCTTAGCGTACACGGTGCTCTTGGCGAGACCGAGCGCGGATGCGGTGGCTGCCACATTGCCATTGAGCGATCGCAGCGTGCCTGCGATGAGATCGCGTTCAGACGACTCGGCCAACGACAGACCCTGTTCACCTCCGGTGCGCAATTCCCTCCGGCAGATGAGATCGGGCAGGTCCGAAACTTCGATCACCTCGCCCCGCCCGGTCAGCATCAGGCTCTCGACGAGATTGCGCAGCTCTCGGACGTTGCCGGGCCAGTCATGGCCTTGCAGACGCGCGATGCTCTCCGGTGCAAAACGGCAATCACTGATGCCATAGCGAGTCCTGGCCTGAGCGACGAAGTGTTCGACCAGCATCGGAATATCATCCGCCCGCTCCCGCAGCGGAGGCACGATGATCGGGACCACTGCCAGCCTGTAGTAAAGGTCCTTGCGGAAACGCCGTTCGTCGACCTCGATTTGCAGGTCGCGGTTCGTCGCGGCGACAAGCCGGAAGTCCACCTTGCGCGTCGTGGTTTCGCCGATGCGGTTGATCTCGCCATTCTCCAAAGCCCGCAGCAACATCGGCTGGAGGTCGAGCGGCAATTCGCCAATTTCGTCGAGGAAGAGACTTCCGCCCGAAGCGGCTTCGATCTTCCCGGCGGAGCCGCCGCGACGCGCGCCGGTGAAAGCGCCGTCCACATAGCCGAAGAGCTCGCTGGCAAGCAGCTCGCGCGAGACGCTGCCGCAATTGACGACGACGAAGGGACGGTCGCGTCGAGGCGACGCCGCGTGGATGCCTTGCGCAAAGATCTCCTTGCCGACGCCGGTCTCGCCAAGCAGCAGGACGGGAGCGGAACTCGCGGCGACGCGA
The DNA window shown above is from Bradyrhizobium sp. ISRA464 and carries:
- a CDS encoding GrlR family regulatory protein, which produces MKNGLYSVHMHMTDGVRGRDSGILILRDGLLIGGGPYFWSIGAYTVGDGTWKGHLSTSQHTPLPDPFVRPLAGGREVHSGFSGTFGEDGADAFGTVLVGTRSLSFRATLKWLAEV
- a CDS encoding VOC family protein; the encoded protein is MRYLHTMLRVRNLDTALKFYQDALGLKEVRRIDNDKGRFTLVFLCAPEDQHLLKALPQTRGAPLVELTYNWDEEKYGEDRYFGHLAYEVDDIYATCEKLMKMGVTINRPPRDGNMAFVRSPDLHSIELLQKGDPKPPAEPWTSMPNTGHW
- a CDS encoding glutathione S-transferase family protein → MSDSKSQLTIWGRANSVNVQKVLWSLAELDLPYQRIDAGMQFGKNDQPEYLAMNPNGRIPTLVDGDYVLWESNSVMRYLCMAYGQGSPIYPQAPKTRAAVDRWLDWSLSTMQPADRPVFWALVRTPPEKRDMVQIQKDVDAEGVVWRVVEAQVASRRFIEGDQFTIADIALSVFARRWLGVEGVVKPKLPNLERWFGELGQRPGFIRFVAPPMS
- a CDS encoding PilZ domain-containing protein is translated as MVFGTKKREVRKSLRRAGWITLDGGFAARPCVVEDMSSSGAKVTVDDNNTLPAKLRLAFSRDARTGRACEVVWQDGKTFGVKFVS